From one Mya arenaria isolate MELC-2E11 chromosome 4, ASM2691426v1 genomic stretch:
- the LOC128231613 gene encoding protein Mo25-like, translating into MPFTVFGKSQKSPQELVRSLRDALSALKKETGEKKLDKASDDVSKNLAQIKTVLYGTESQEPQSDQVAQLAHEMYDNNMLYMLVQNLAKIDFEGRKDVAQIFNNLLRRQIGTRAPTVEYLVSKKEIVLELMKGYESQEIALNCGMMLRECCRYEQLAKIMLHDEQFFNFFTYVEVSTFDVASDAFSTFKELLTKHKMLAATFLEQNYDRVFEPYQHLLNSENYVTRRQALKLLGELLLDRHNFTIMTRYISNPDNLKMMMNMLREKSRNIQFEAFHVFKVFVANPNKPKPILDILLRNKDKLVDFLTKFHTDRSDDEQFNDEKAYLIKQIKELKSTDET; encoded by the exons ATGCCATTCACTGTATTTGGGAAATCCCAGAAGTCTCCTCAAGAGCTCGTACGATCGCTTCGAGATGCTCTCTCCGCCCTGAAAAAGGAGACTGGGGAGAAGAAACTGGATAAG GCCAGTGACGATGTGTCCAAGAACCTTGCCCAGATCAAGACGGTTTTGTATGGTACTGAGAGTCAGGAGCCGCAGTCCGACCAGGTCGCGCAGCTCGCTCATGAGATGTATGACAACAACATGCTCTACATGCTTGTACAGAACCTTGCCAAGATTGACTTTGAG GGAAGGAAGGATGTAGCGCAGATCTTTAACAACCTGCTGAGAAGGCAGATTGGTACTCGTGCACCGACAGTGGAGTACCTGGTCTCCAAGAAGGAGATCGTTCTGGAACTCATGAAGGG GTATGAGAGCCAGGAGATCGCCCTCAACTGTGGCATGATGCTTCGTGAATGTTGCCGTTACGAGCAACTCGCAAAGATCATGTTGCATGATGAACAGTTTTTCAACTTCTTCACATACGTCGAGGTCTCCACATTTGATGTGGCTTCAGATGCTTTCTCCACTTTCAAA GAGTTGCTTACCAAGCACAAGATGTTGGCGGCCACTTTCTTGGAACAGAACTACGACAGAGTGTTCGAGCCATATCAGCATCTCCTTAACTCCGAGAACTACGTCACACGGAGACAAGCTCTTAAG CTACTTGGAGAGTTGTTACTAGACCGTCACAACTTCACAATCATGACCCGCTACATTAGCAACCCAGATAACCTCAAGATGATGATGAACATGCTACGAGAAAAGAGTCGTAACATACAGTTTGAGGCCTTCCATGTCTTCAAG GTGTTTGTTGCCAACCCAAACAAGCCTAAGCCTATCCTGGACATTCTGCTTCGAAACAAGGACAAGCTTGTCGATTTCCTCACCAAATTTCACACTGATCGATCAGACGATGAACAATTCAATGACGAAAAAGCATATCTTATAAAGCAAATCAAGGAATTAAAATCGACCGATGAGACGTAA
- the LOC128230976 gene encoding uncharacterized protein LOC128230976 produces the protein MTEKSENARPPPVPPPPSPHLPKRPTSLCPTSPNAPPPQRPISPSTPPPQCPTSPQHPTYPSAQFPQCPTSQVTDLASAPPPLAPHLPSDRPRQRPTSQVTDLASAPPPPAPYLP, from the exons ATGACGGAGAAGTCCGAGAA TGCCCGACCTCCCCCTGTCCCACCTCCCCCATCGCCCCACCTCCCCAAGCGCCCAACCTCCCTCTGTCCCACCTCCCCAAATGCCCCACCTCCCCAGCGCCCTATCTCCCCCAGCACCCCACCTCCCCAGTGTCCCACCTCCCCCCAGCACCCCACCTACCCCAGCGCCCAATTTCCCCAGTGCCCCACGTCCCAAGTAACCGACCTCGCCAGTGCCCCACCTCCCCTAGCGCCCCACCTCCCAAGTGACCGACCTCGCCAGCGCCCCACCTCCCAAGTGACCGACCTCGCCAGTGCCCCACCTCCCCCAGCGCCCTATCTCCCCTAG